One segment of Streptomyces sp. XD-27 DNA contains the following:
- a CDS encoding M24 family metallopeptidase, with the protein MTSAVGRLDRRLGAELSGVRDELRGFKDVQRLSYECAEAVAARLRPGVTEREAARMQREWLRERGVRDWFHLPFAWFGDRTAFTGFRIPLQFFPTNRALEPGMPFILDMAPIFKGYTADIGYSGCLGLNPVHDRLLADLEAHRELILREVRERRSLREIYQDVDRLMARQGYANRHRAYPFGVIAHKVDRVKERRWAPHLFGFGAQSLKGLVSDALHGHREGWSPLWSPYRFSDHPPQPGLWAVEPHLGFRGTGAKFEEILVVTDSRDPEESAFWLDDDLPHVRRWKGESA; encoded by the coding sequence ATGACTTCGGCTGTGGGCCGGCTGGACCGGCGGCTGGGCGCCGAGCTGAGCGGTGTCCGGGACGAGCTGCGGGGCTTCAAAGACGTGCAGCGCCTCAGCTACGAGTGCGCGGAGGCGGTCGCGGCGCGGCTCCGGCCCGGGGTGACGGAGCGCGAGGCGGCGCGGATGCAGCGGGAGTGGCTGCGCGAGCGCGGGGTGCGGGACTGGTTCCATCTGCCGTTCGCGTGGTTCGGCGACCGCACGGCGTTCACCGGTTTCCGCATACCGCTGCAGTTCTTCCCCACGAACCGGGCGCTGGAGCCGGGGATGCCGTTCATCCTCGACATGGCGCCGATCTTCAAGGGGTACACGGCGGACATCGGATACAGCGGCTGCCTGGGCCTCAACCCCGTGCACGACCGGCTGCTCGCCGACCTGGAGGCACACCGTGAGCTGATCCTGCGCGAGGTGCGGGAGCGGCGCTCGCTGCGCGAGATCTACCAGGACGTGGACCGGCTCATGGCGCGCCAGGGGTACGCGAACCGGCACCGCGCGTATCCGTTCGGGGTCATCGCGCACAAGGTGGACCGGGTCAAGGAGCGGCGCTGGGCGCCCCACCTGTTCGGGTTCGGCGCCCAGAGCCTCAAGGGGCTGGTGTCCGACGCGCTGCACGGCCACCGCGAGGGCTGGTCGCCGCTGTGGAGCCCGTACCGCTTCTCCGACCACCCGCCGCAGCCGGGGCTGTGGGCGGTCGAACCGCACCTCGGTTTCCGGGGCACGGGCGCGAAGTTCGAGGAGATCCTGGTGGTCACCGACTCCCGGGACCCCGAGGAGAGCGCGTTCTGGCTGGACGACGATCTGCCGCACGTGCGGCGCTGGAAGGGGGAGTCCGCGTGA
- a CDS encoding DUF4239 domain-containing protein, which translates to MALWLLNHLSTAALTVLVVGGAVTLSVAGSLLVRRRFPSLVAGEHNEMVGVVLGMFAAIYGIILAFVIVTLWEQLEETRTTVDTEATDVSLIVRDAASFPPGPRARMDKAVHDYLHAVVERQWPHMRNGTARHSVTAGQIKGLYTALQDYEPATESQRVFYEQASTMLNDVAAQRRDRLAMAHRQLPPLLQVLVFGGALVIIPLTFLYGIRNRSMQLLFVGSVAALIGFSLLLVVVLDRPFAGDVRVSPAPYMEGSLARFWEGPRP; encoded by the coding sequence GTGGCTCTCTGGCTGCTGAACCACCTCAGCACAGCGGCACTGACGGTCCTGGTCGTGGGCGGCGCCGTGACGCTGTCGGTGGCGGGGAGCCTCCTCGTCCGCCGCCGGTTCCCCTCGCTGGTCGCAGGCGAGCACAACGAGATGGTGGGCGTGGTGCTCGGCATGTTCGCCGCGATCTACGGCATCATCCTCGCCTTCGTCATCGTGACCCTGTGGGAGCAGCTGGAGGAGACCCGGACCACGGTCGACACGGAGGCCACCGACGTCTCGCTGATCGTGCGCGACGCGGCCTCGTTCCCGCCCGGACCGCGGGCGCGGATGGACAAGGCCGTCCACGACTACCTGCATGCCGTGGTGGAGAGGCAGTGGCCGCACATGCGGAACGGGACCGCGCGGCACAGCGTCACCGCGGGACAGATAAAGGGGCTGTACACGGCACTGCAGGACTACGAGCCCGCCACCGAGTCGCAGCGGGTCTTCTACGAGCAGGCGAGCACCATGCTCAACGACGTGGCCGCGCAGCGCCGCGACCGGCTGGCGATGGCGCACCGCCAGCTGCCGCCGCTGCTCCAGGTCCTGGTCTTCGGCGGCGCGCTCGTGATCATCCCGCTGACGTTCCTGTACGGCATCCGGAACCGCTCGATGCAGCTGCTGTTCGTCGGATCGGTCGCCGCGCTGATCGGGTTCAGCCTGCTGCTGGTCGTGGTGCTCGACCGCCCGTTCGCGGGCGATGTGCGCGTGAGCCCGGCACCGTACATGGAGGGCTCACTGGCCCGCTTCTGGGAAGGCCCGCGGCCTTAG
- a CDS encoding MmcQ/YjbR family DNA-binding protein has protein sequence MIDAEDVRRIALSLPETVEKEAWSMPTFRVAGKMYITIPDDETSFAVRCPKHERTELIAAEPEKFWVPPHEAGSAWVRVRLAALEDLDELRDILVDSWRQAAPDRLLELFPDPGCA, from the coding sequence ATGATCGATGCCGAGGACGTCCGCAGGATCGCGCTCTCCCTCCCCGAGACGGTGGAGAAGGAGGCGTGGAGCATGCCCACCTTCCGCGTCGCCGGGAAGATGTACATCACGATCCCGGACGACGAGACGTCGTTCGCGGTGCGGTGCCCCAAGCACGAGCGGACGGAGCTGATCGCGGCGGAACCGGAGAAGTTCTGGGTGCCGCCGCACGAGGCCGGTTCCGCGTGGGTACGGGTGCGGCTCGCCGCGCTGGAGGACCTGGACGAGCTGCGCGACATCCTCGTGGACTCCTGGAGGCAGGCGGCGCCGGACCGCCTCCTGGAGCTCTTTCCCGACCCGGGGTGTGCGTAG
- a CDS encoding GlxA family transcriptional regulator, translating into MSPRTILIVLFEGTLSLDFTGPLEVFDAVDRAGGVPDAYRIRTATVDGEPVRTSSGLIVTPDYSLADTPGSSLAAAPIPHTLIVPGGAGTRTLDPRLVAWLRERAGLAERVVSICTGAFALAEAGLLDGRRVTTHWTTCQTLAREYPEVEVDPDPIFIRDGQISTSAGVTSGIDLALALVEEDLGRDVALRVARHLVVFLRRPGNQTQFSAQLAAQTAQRRPLRDLQAWITEHPSADLSVTALADRANLSPRHFARAFRAEVGMAPGQYVERVRLEAARRMLEDCDDGIEEISRACGYGTPEAMRRAFIRRLGAAPAEYRRRFHPVAN; encoded by the coding sequence ATGTCGCCACGGACCATCCTGATCGTGCTCTTCGAGGGAACGCTGAGCCTCGACTTCACCGGCCCACTCGAGGTCTTCGACGCGGTGGACAGAGCCGGTGGCGTGCCGGACGCCTACCGGATCCGTACCGCGACCGTCGACGGCGAGCCGGTGCGTACCTCCAGTGGGCTGATCGTCACGCCCGACTACTCGCTGGCGGACACGCCCGGCTCCTCGCTGGCGGCCGCGCCCATACCGCACACGCTGATCGTGCCCGGCGGCGCGGGCACCCGCACGCTGGATCCCCGGCTCGTGGCGTGGCTGCGCGAGCGAGCCGGGCTCGCCGAACGCGTCGTCTCGATCTGCACGGGGGCCTTCGCGCTCGCCGAGGCCGGGCTGCTGGACGGGCGCCGCGTGACGACGCACTGGACCACGTGCCAGACGCTCGCCCGGGAGTATCCGGAGGTGGAGGTCGACCCCGATCCGATCTTCATCCGGGACGGGCAGATATCCACCTCCGCCGGGGTGACCAGCGGCATCGACCTCGCGCTGGCGCTGGTCGAGGAGGATCTGGGCCGTGACGTCGCGTTGCGCGTGGCCCGGCACCTGGTCGTCTTTCTGCGCCGCCCCGGCAACCAGACCCAGTTCAGCGCCCAGTTGGCCGCCCAGACCGCGCAGCGCCGCCCGCTGCGCGACCTCCAGGCGTGGATCACCGAGCACCCGTCGGCGGATCTGTCCGTCACCGCGTTGGCGGACCGGGCGAACCTGTCGCCGCGGCACTTCGCGCGCGCGTTCCGGGCCGAGGTCGGCATGGCGCCCGGGCAGTACGTGGAGCGGGTCCGCCTGGAGGCGGCCCGGCGGATGCTGGAGGACTGCGACGACGGCATCGAGGAGATCTCGCGCGCCTGCGGCTACGGCACGCCGGAGGCGATGCGCAGGGCGTTCATACGGCGGCTGGGGGCCGCGCCCGCCGAATACCGGCGCCGCTTCCATCCGGTGGCGAATTAG
- a CDS encoding ABC transporter ATP-binding protein, with product MAHATTVEDVTVISTESLSKRYPRVTALDRLSVDITPGVTGLVGANGAGKSTLIKILLGLSPASEGTARVLGLDVATEGGAIRERVGYMPEHDCLPPDVSATEFVVHMARMSGLPPAAARERTADTLRHVGLYEERYRPMGGYSTGMKQRVKLAQALVHDPQLVLLDEPTNGLDPVGRDDMLGLIRRVHTDFGISVLVTSHLLGELERTCDHVVVIDGGKLLRASSTSDFTQATASLAVEVTDHEDALRERLTAAGLAVHADGVLLLVDLDAERGDATYDTVRDAVADLGVGLVRMEQRRHRIAEIFRDGPGQESRPGPEPRPDQEHATAHETAAHAKKGAA from the coding sequence GTGGCGCACGCCACTACGGTCGAAGACGTGACAGTGATTTCCACCGAAAGCCTGAGCAAGCGGTACCCCCGCGTCACCGCACTCGACCGGCTCTCCGTCGACATCACACCGGGCGTCACCGGCCTGGTGGGTGCCAACGGCGCCGGCAAGTCCACGCTCATCAAGATCCTGCTCGGCCTCTCCCCGGCCAGCGAGGGCACCGCCCGCGTCCTCGGCCTCGACGTGGCCACCGAGGGCGGCGCCATCCGCGAGCGCGTCGGCTACATGCCCGAGCACGACTGCCTGCCGCCCGATGTCTCGGCGACCGAGTTCGTCGTCCACATGGCGCGGATGTCCGGGCTGCCGCCCGCCGCCGCCCGCGAGCGCACCGCCGACACGCTGCGCCACGTCGGGCTGTACGAGGAGCGCTACCGCCCCATGGGCGGCTACTCCACCGGCATGAAGCAGCGCGTCAAACTCGCCCAGGCCCTCGTCCACGACCCGCAGCTGGTGCTGCTGGACGAGCCGACCAACGGCCTGGACCCCGTCGGCCGGGACGACATGCTCGGCCTGATCCGCCGGGTCCACACCGACTTCGGCATCTCCGTGCTGGTCACCTCCCACCTGCTCGGCGAGCTGGAGCGCACCTGCGACCACGTCGTCGTCATCGACGGCGGCAAGCTGCTGCGCGCCAGCTCCACCAGCGACTTCACCCAGGCCACGGCCTCGCTCGCGGTGGAGGTCACCGACCACGAGGACGCGCTGCGCGAGCGGCTGACCGCGGCCGGGCTCGCGGTGCACGCCGACGGCGTCCTGCTGCTGGTCGACCTCGACGCCGAGCGCGGGGACGCCACGTACGACACCGTCCGCGACGCCGTCGCCGACCTCGGGGTCGGCCTGGTGCGCATGGAACAGCGCCGCCACCGCATCGCCGAGATCTTCCGCGACGGGCCGGGCCAGGAATCCCGGCCCGGCCCGGAACCCCGGCCCGATCAGGAACACGCCACCGCCCACGAGACCGCCGCCCACGCCAAGAAGGGAGCGGCATGA
- a CDS encoding DUF5959 family protein, which produces MREGNAVELIHLADHENRVAVRVLGRRGPDELDAEVVISSTFCNGRLSLCLSSKDLDDWAKALDDLAVGRSICWMTDLRNPEINIEFNTQFSVPLITVEDVQGSGTVMAVPVELPDGWVDEQRGHLERIRQMEF; this is translated from the coding sequence GTGAGGGAGGGCAACGCGGTGGAGCTGATCCACTTGGCCGACCATGAGAACAGGGTTGCGGTCAGAGTGCTGGGTCGGCGTGGGCCGGACGAGCTCGACGCCGAGGTTGTCATCTCGAGCACCTTCTGCAACGGCCGACTCAGCCTCTGTCTCTCGTCGAAAGACCTCGACGACTGGGCGAAGGCCCTGGATGACTTGGCCGTCGGCCGGAGCATCTGCTGGATGACCGACCTGCGCAACCCCGAGATCAACATCGAGTTCAACACCCAGTTCTCGGTTCCCCTGATCACCGTCGAGGACGTTCAAGGCTCCGGCACGGTCATGGCCGTGCCCGTGGAACTGCCGGACGGCTGGGTTGATGAACAGCGCGGGCATCTCGAGCGCATCCGCCAGATGGAGTTCTAA
- a CDS encoding DJ-1/PfpI family protein, with protein sequence MRIAILLYDRFTALDAIGPYESLGHLPGWEPVFVAERPGPVANDAGNLRLVAEAALEDVPDPDIVLVPGSPFCAAQQTNTKVLAWLRRADTTSTWTTSVCSGSLILAAAGLLKGRRATTHWMFMEDLAALGAEPVEDRYVFDGKYVTSAGVSAGIDMGLALSGRIAGDEVAQVSQLLMQYDPEPPYAAGSPQTAAPEVVAKALAALPTPA encoded by the coding sequence ATGCGCATCGCCATCCTGCTCTACGACCGCTTCACCGCCCTCGACGCGATCGGCCCGTACGAGTCGCTCGGCCATCTGCCGGGCTGGGAGCCGGTGTTCGTGGCCGAGCGACCGGGCCCCGTGGCCAACGACGCCGGGAATCTGCGGCTGGTCGCCGAGGCGGCGCTGGAGGACGTGCCGGATCCGGACATCGTGCTCGTACCCGGCAGCCCGTTCTGCGCCGCGCAGCAGACGAACACGAAGGTGCTGGCGTGGCTGCGGCGCGCGGACACCACCAGCACCTGGACCACCTCGGTGTGCTCCGGCTCGTTGATCCTGGCCGCGGCGGGGCTGTTGAAGGGGCGCCGGGCCACGACGCACTGGATGTTCATGGAGGATCTCGCCGCGCTGGGCGCCGAGCCGGTCGAGGACCGCTACGTCTTCGACGGCAAGTACGTCACGTCGGCCGGGGTCTCCGCGGGCATCGACATGGGCCTGGCGCTGAGCGGCCGGATCGCGGGCGACGAGGTCGCGCAGGTCTCCCAGCTGCTGATGCAGTACGACCCGGAGCCGCCGTACGCCGCGGGGTCGCCGCAGACGGCCGCACCCGAGGTGGTCGCCAAGGCCCTGGCGGCGCTGCCGACGCCCGCCTGA
- a CDS encoding MerR family transcriptional regulator gives MPGPSPGEPRAEGPGAEYRIEELAHRSGATVRTIRAYQDRGLLPRPERRGRANLYGEAHLARLRQITELLDRGYTLASIKELLEAWDNGRGLGGVLGLVAEAAGPWSDEETARTTRAELAECFGGAPDVAEAVTEAVELGVLEPVPGRPDEFLVPSPAELAVAAELHSAGVPLLAISTHLRELRGQVEHIAARFLDFTTEYVFERYLDHPPSDAEAAEAASLVRRLRPLAQATVDAELARAMRTLATRYVRHRLAAIAAAARTGDPSGDGAGPGPYPGSEAVPLPAATVRAVRALVGPDGTAGFIAAAADREVAARTMDALAAGHHPLREPDSPVREPDNPVREPGRGGTMAGDG, from the coding sequence GTGCCGGGGCCCTCCCCCGGGGAGCCCCGGGCCGAGGGGCCGGGCGCGGAGTACCGCATCGAGGAGCTGGCCCACCGCAGCGGGGCCACGGTCCGCACCATCCGCGCCTACCAGGACCGGGGGCTGCTGCCGCGGCCGGAGCGGCGCGGCCGGGCGAACCTGTACGGGGAGGCGCATCTGGCCCGGCTGCGGCAGATCACCGAACTGCTGGACCGCGGTTACACCCTGGCCAGCATCAAGGAGCTGCTGGAGGCGTGGGACAACGGCCGCGGGCTGGGCGGGGTGCTCGGCCTGGTCGCCGAGGCCGCCGGACCGTGGTCCGACGAGGAGACGGCCCGCACCACCCGCGCCGAGCTGGCCGAGTGCTTCGGCGGCGCGCCCGACGTGGCCGAGGCGGTCACGGAGGCGGTGGAGCTGGGGGTGCTGGAACCGGTGCCCGGCCGCCCCGACGAGTTCCTGGTGCCCAGCCCCGCGGAACTGGCGGTGGCCGCGGAACTCCACTCCGCGGGCGTCCCGCTGCTGGCCATCTCCACCCACCTGCGCGAACTGCGGGGCCAGGTCGAGCACATCGCCGCCCGCTTCCTGGACTTCACCACCGAGTACGTCTTCGAGCGCTATCTGGACCACCCGCCCAGCGACGCCGAGGCCGCCGAGGCCGCCTCCCTGGTGCGGCGGCTGCGCCCGCTGGCGCAGGCGACGGTCGACGCCGAACTCGCCCGCGCCATGCGCACGTTGGCGACCCGCTATGTGCGGCACCGGCTCGCCGCCATCGCGGCCGCCGCGCGCACCGGCGACCCGTCCGGCGACGGCGCCGGTCCCGGCCCGTACCCCGGCTCCGAGGCGGTGCCGCTGCCCGCCGCGACCGTGCGGGCAGTGCGGGCCCTGGTGGGTCCCGACGGCACCGCCGGCTTCATCGCCGCCGCCGCCGACCGCGAGGTGGCCGCCCGCACCATGGACGCCCTGGCCGCAGGGCACCATCCCCTGCGGGAGCCGGATAGCCCCGTGCGGGAGCCGGATAATCCCGTGCGGGAGCCGGGCCGCGGAGGCACCATGGCAGGTGATGGATGA
- a CDS encoding ABC transporter permease, producing MSTETAPRGAHIHNIGYRHYDGPRLGRGYARRSLFSQSLRGAYGLGRSAKSKVLPMILFAVMCLPALIIVAVAVYGHTNRLPVEYTRYALLLQAVIGLYIASQAPQSVSRDLRFKTVPLYFSRPIKTADYVAAKFAAMASALFILTAAPLLILYVGALLAKLDFAEQTKGFAQGLVSVALLSLLFTGIGLVIAALTPRRGFGVAAVIAVLTISYGAASAIQGIAFNQDNTDAISWFGLFSPITLIDGVQTAFLGATSSFPGHYGPDAATGAVYLLVVLGLIAGSYGLLTRRYRKVGL from the coding sequence ATGAGCACGGAAACCGCCCCGCGCGGCGCCCACATCCACAACATCGGCTACCGCCACTACGACGGCCCGCGCCTCGGCCGCGGCTACGCCCGCCGCTCCCTGTTCTCCCAGAGCCTGCGCGGCGCCTACGGCCTCGGCCGCTCGGCGAAGTCCAAGGTCCTGCCGATGATCCTGTTCGCGGTGATGTGCCTGCCCGCCCTGATCATCGTCGCCGTCGCGGTCTACGGCCACACCAACCGGCTGCCGGTGGAGTACACCCGGTACGCCCTGCTCCTCCAGGCCGTCATCGGCCTCTACATCGCCTCCCAGGCACCCCAGTCCGTCTCCCGCGACCTGCGCTTCAAGACGGTCCCGCTGTACTTCTCCCGCCCCATCAAGACAGCCGACTACGTCGCCGCGAAGTTCGCGGCCATGGCGTCGGCGCTGTTCATCCTCACCGCCGCGCCCCTGCTGATCCTCTACGTGGGCGCCCTGCTGGCCAAGCTCGACTTCGCCGAACAGACGAAGGGCTTCGCGCAAGGACTGGTCTCCGTGGCCCTGCTCTCCCTCCTCTTCACCGGAATCGGCCTGGTCATCGCCGCGCTCACGCCGCGCCGCGGCTTCGGGGTCGCCGCCGTGATCGCCGTACTGACCATCAGCTACGGCGCGGCCAGTGCGATCCAGGGCATCGCGTTCAACCAGGACAACACGGATGCCATCAGCTGGTTCGGCCTGTTCTCGCCGATCACCCTCATCGACGGCGTACAGACCGCGTTCCTCGGCGCGACCTCGTCCTTCCCCGGCCACTACGGCCCCGACGCGGCCACCGGCGCCGTCTACCTCCTTGTCGTCCTCGGCCTGATCGCCGGCTCGTACGGGCTGCTGACGCGCCGCTACCGGAAGGTCGGGCTGTGA
- a CDS encoding ABC transporter permease subunit, whose protein sequence is MSALYHPTVARLTYRALLGRRRALLLAALPALLLVISIAVRALSGADDDTADGILGGFALATMVPLIGVIAGTGAISPEIDDGSVVYLLAKPVKRPTIIFTKLIVAVAVTVAFSALPTLLAGYILNGNSQQIAVAYALAAAVASVAYSAIFLLLGTVTRHAVVAGLVYALVWESVFGNLVAGARTLSVQQWALALAQRTAEGDVISSDVGLPAAVVLLSAVTVAATWYAGRRLRSLTLAGEE, encoded by the coding sequence ATGTCCGCGCTCTACCACCCCACCGTCGCCCGGCTCACCTACCGGGCCCTCCTCGGCCGCCGCCGCGCGCTCCTCCTGGCGGCCCTGCCCGCCCTGCTGCTGGTGATCTCCATCGCCGTACGGGCGCTGTCGGGAGCCGACGACGACACCGCCGACGGCATCCTCGGCGGCTTCGCACTGGCCACCATGGTCCCGCTGATCGGCGTCATCGCCGGTACGGGCGCGATCAGCCCCGAGATCGACGACGGATCGGTCGTCTATCTGCTCGCCAAGCCGGTCAAACGCCCCACGATCATCTTCACCAAGCTGATCGTGGCCGTCGCGGTCACCGTCGCCTTCTCCGCCCTCCCGACCCTCCTCGCGGGCTACATCCTCAACGGCAACAGCCAGCAGATCGCGGTCGCCTACGCTCTGGCCGCCGCCGTCGCGTCCGTCGCCTACAGCGCGATTTTCCTGCTGCTGGGCACGGTCACCCGGCACGCGGTCGTCGCGGGCCTGGTCTACGCCCTGGTGTGGGAGTCGGTCTTCGGCAACCTGGTCGCCGGAGCCCGCACCCTCAGCGTCCAGCAGTGGGCCCTCGCGCTCGCCCAGCGGACCGCCGAAGGCGACGTGATCTCCTCCGACGTCGGGCTCCCGGCCGCCGTGGTGCTGCTGAGCGCCGTCACGGTCGCGGCGACGTGGTACGCGGGGCGGCGGCTGCGGTCGCTGACGCTGGCCGGGGAGGAGTGA
- a CDS encoding SDR family oxidoreductase, whose product MSERWVRTGGVELCVAEWGDPKQPTVLLVHGYPDSKEVWSEVARRLADRFHVVAYDVRGCGRSGAPSPLRGGFTLEKLTDDFLAVADAVSPDRPVHLVGHDWGSVQAWEFVTVKRTEGRIASFTSISGPCLDHFGHWIKRRMTRPTPRRVAQLLGQSAKSWYVAALHTPALPEAVWRGPLGRRWPRILERVEKLPAGTATAGDYPAASLPDDAAHGAWLYRDNVRERLLRPRRDAFAHVPVQLVVPTDDAFLSERLYDDLDRWVPRLTRRTIPAKHWVPRTRPDQISAWVAEFAASVEDGGREVPKPVGAGGPYADRFGGRLVLVTGAASGIGRATAFAFAEAGARVVAVDRDTEGAARTAELARLIGAPRAWAETADVSDEQAMEKLAAKVAAEYGVVDVLVNNAGIGMAGSFMDTTTDDWRKVLDVNLWGVIHGCRAFGRQMAERGEGGHIVNTASLAAYQPSKALPAYSTSKAAVLMLSECLRAELAGQGIGVSAICPGIVNTNITATTRFTGVPEEEQKRRQSRTSQLYARRNYPPEKVAEAVLRAVARNQAVVPVTPEARGARFLGRISPKALRALGRLDLPM is encoded by the coding sequence GTGAGCGAGCGGTGGGTCAGGACGGGCGGAGTGGAGCTGTGCGTCGCCGAGTGGGGCGACCCGAAGCAGCCGACCGTGCTGCTGGTGCACGGCTATCCGGACAGCAAGGAGGTGTGGAGCGAGGTCGCCCGGCGGCTGGCGGACCGCTTCCATGTCGTGGCCTACGACGTGCGGGGCTGCGGCCGGTCCGGCGCGCCGTCCCCGCTGCGCGGCGGCTTCACCCTGGAGAAGCTCACCGACGACTTCCTGGCGGTGGCCGACGCCGTCAGCCCGGACCGGCCGGTGCACCTGGTCGGCCACGACTGGGGCTCGGTGCAGGCGTGGGAGTTCGTCACCGTCAAGCGCACCGAGGGCCGCATCGCCTCCTTCACCTCCATCTCGGGGCCCTGCCTGGACCACTTCGGGCACTGGATCAAGCGCCGGATGACCCGCCCCACCCCGCGCCGCGTGGCCCAGCTGCTCGGCCAGAGCGCCAAGTCCTGGTACGTGGCCGCACTGCACACCCCCGCCCTGCCCGAGGCGGTCTGGCGCGGCCCGCTCGGCAGGCGCTGGCCGAGGATCCTGGAGCGCGTCGAGAAGCTCCCGGCGGGGACGGCGACGGCCGGCGACTATCCGGCGGCGTCGCTGCCCGACGACGCCGCACACGGCGCCTGGCTGTACCGGGACAACGTGCGCGAGCGGCTGCTGCGGCCGCGCCGGGACGCGTTCGCGCACGTCCCCGTGCAGCTGGTCGTGCCGACGGACGACGCGTTCCTGTCGGAGCGGCTCTATGACGACCTGGACCGCTGGGTTCCGCGGCTGACCCGGCGCACGATCCCCGCCAAGCACTGGGTGCCGCGCACCCGGCCCGACCAGATCTCCGCGTGGGTCGCCGAGTTCGCGGCCTCCGTCGAGGACGGCGGCCGGGAGGTGCCGAAGCCGGTCGGCGCCGGCGGGCCGTACGCCGACCGGTTCGGCGGCCGGCTCGTGCTGGTGACGGGCGCGGCGAGCGGCATCGGCCGGGCCACGGCGTTCGCGTTCGCGGAGGCGGGCGCCCGGGTGGTGGCGGTGGACCGGGACACGGAGGGCGCGGCCCGCACCGCGGAGCTGGCCCGGCTGATCGGCGCGCCGCGGGCCTGGGCGGAGACCGCGGACGTCTCCGACGAGCAGGCGATGGAGAAGCTGGCGGCCAAGGTCGCCGCGGAGTACGGCGTGGTGGACGTGCTGGTCAACAACGCCGGTATCGGCATGGCCGGTTCGTTCATGGACACCACGACGGACGACTGGCGCAAGGTGCTCGACGTCAATCTGTGGGGCGTCATCCACGGGTGCCGGGCCTTCGGCCGCCAGATGGCCGAGCGCGGCGAGGGCGGACACATCGTCAACACCGCTTCGCTGGCCGCCTACCAGCCGTCCAAGGCGCTGCCCGCCTACAGCACGTCCAAGGCGGCGGTGCTGATGCTCAGCGAGTGCCTGCGGGCCGAACTGGCGGGCCAGGGCATAGGCGTCTCGGCGATCTGCCCCGGCATCGTCAACACCAACATCACGGCGACGACCCGGTTCACCGGGGTGCCGGAGGAGGAGCAGAAGCGCCGCCAGAGCAGGACCTCGCAGTTGTACGCACGGCGCAACTACCCGCCGGAGAAGGTCGCGGAGGCGGTGCTGCGGGCCGTCGCGCGCAACCAGGCGGTGGTGCCGGTCACCCCGGAGGCGCGTGGCGCCCGCTTCCTGGGCCGGATATCCCCCAAGGCCCTGCGCGCGCTGGGCAGGCTCGACCTGCCGATGTAG
- a CDS encoding ABC transporter ATP-binding protein, translating into MSTIAIDNVSRWFGNVVAVNDVSMTIGPGVTGLLGPNGAGKSTLINMMGGFLPPSTGTVTLDGRPIWHNEDAYRSIGLVPEREAMYDFLTGREFVLANAELHGLERPVAAARKALATVEMEEAATRRIDTYSKGMRQRVKMASALVHDPSVLLLDEPFNGMDPRQRMQLMDLLRRMGAEGRTVLFSSHILEEVEQLAAHIEVVVAGRHAASGDFRKIRRLMTDRPHRYLVRSSDDRALAAALIADPSTSGIEVDTREGELRVQAVDFARFTALLPRVARDHGIRLLTVSPSDESLESVFSYLVAA; encoded by the coding sequence GTGAGCACCATCGCCATCGACAACGTCTCCCGCTGGTTCGGAAACGTCGTCGCCGTGAACGACGTCAGCATGACCATCGGCCCCGGCGTGACCGGCCTGCTCGGCCCCAACGGAGCCGGGAAGTCCACCCTCATCAACATGATGGGCGGCTTCCTGCCGCCCTCCACCGGCACCGTCACCCTCGACGGCCGCCCCATCTGGCACAACGAGGACGCCTACCGGAGCATCGGGCTGGTGCCCGAGCGCGAGGCGATGTACGACTTCCTCACCGGCCGCGAGTTCGTGCTGGCCAACGCCGAACTCCACGGCTTGGAGCGCCCGGTGGCCGCCGCCAGGAAGGCCCTGGCCACGGTGGAGATGGAAGAGGCCGCCACCCGCAGGATCGACACGTACAGCAAGGGCATGCGGCAGCGCGTCAAGATGGCCTCCGCGCTCGTCCACGACCCGTCCGTGCTGCTTCTGGACGAGCCGTTCAACGGCATGGACCCGCGCCAGCGCATGCAGCTGATGGACCTGCTGCGGCGGATGGGCGCGGAGGGCCGCACCGTGCTGTTCTCGTCCCACATCCTCGAAGAGGTCGAGCAGCTCGCCGCGCACATCGAGGTCGTCGTCGCGGGCCGGCACGCCGCCTCCGGCGACTTCCGCAAGATCCGCCGCCTGATGACCGACCGGCCCCACCGCTACCTCGTACGGTCCAGCGACGACCGGGCGCTGGCCGCTGCCCTCATCGCCGACCCGTCCACCTCCGGCATCGAGGTCGACACCCGCGAAGGCGAACTGCGCGTCCAGGCCGTGGACTTCGCCCGCTTCACCGCACTGCTGCCCAGGGTCGCCCGCGACCACGGCATCCGGCTCCTCACGGTCTCGCCCTCCGACGAGTCCCTGGAGAGCGTCTTCTCCTACCTCGTAGCGGCCTGA